A DNA window from Hemiscyllium ocellatum isolate sHemOce1 chromosome 48, sHemOce1.pat.X.cur, whole genome shotgun sequence contains the following coding sequences:
- the myl7 gene encoding myosin regulatory light chain 2, atrial isoform yields MASRKAARGKASSKHNQRSSSNVFSMFEQSQIQEFKEAFGCIDQNRDGIISKQDLKETFMQLGKLNTSDEELEEMLKEGKGPMNFTVFLSLFGEKLNGSDPEETILNAFKLFDPQGTGHVKKDEFKRLLMTQADKFSADEVEQMFAVTPIDVAGNIDYKSLCYIITHGDEKEEA; encoded by the exons ATG GCAAGCAGGAAAGCAGCTCGAGGAAAAGCTTCATCCAAACATAACCAACGAAGCTCATCGAATGTCTTCTCCATGTTTGAACAATCTCAAATTCAAGAGTTCAAGGAG GCCTTCGGCTGCATTGATCAGAACCGAGATGGAATTATCAGTAAACAGGACCTGAAGGAGACTTTTATGCAGCTGG GTAAATTGAATACCAGTGATGAAGAATTGGAAGAGATGTTGAAAGAGGGAAAGGGGCCAATGAACTTTACAGTGTTCCTCAGTCTGTTTGGAGAAAAACTGAATG GAAGTGACCCAGAAGAAACCATCTTAAATGCCTTCAAATTGTTTGATCCCCAAGGAACAGGGCATGTCAAGAAGGATGA ATTTAAGAGACTCCTGATGACACAAGCCGATAAATTCAGTGCAGATGAG GTAGAGCAGATGTTTGCTGTGACTCCCATTGATGTTGCAGGAAACATTGACTATAAGTCACTATGTTATATCATCACACATGGAGATGAGAAGGAAGAGGCATAG